Proteins encoded together in one Solanum lycopersicum chromosome 7, SLM_r2.1 window:
- the LOC101244970 gene encoding STOREKEEPER protein isoform X1 yields MALKIKSRLVDQPPSASSSEDQELVEESHEEEQQQSGEGEGEEESGEETEEPKTAHPVVKRFLTQKLQLSSESGSENGSGSESEAESGHSLPSPSASDFTVKPSVPAKAAAPSKSVAKRPQKAQKEKGRKKPKIAEEEEKKSAATPRFLWSDDDQLALLKGIVEYKEVEGMEPNADMSAFHEFIKGKLQVEVSKSQLSEKLKRLKKKFLTNVKGGEEPVFMKDQDFSVFQHSKRIWGAPGTSNGVKEILTNSTNGKAKKAVEIKKSSEPKESAKVSKPKDDEKHKEVEEQVAVKEVVREDIVKDDHQDFQSEYPRLAASFESMAGMSAMYPNGSSFLKEKLSLIATDKAKELEEKWKKLEDDEAALMVKRLDFIAEHYKLVVDAMRVWYGVIGSI; encoded by the exons ATGGCCCTCAAAATCAAATCCCGCTTAGTAGACCAGCCTCCTTCTGCATCGTCCTCTGAAGATCAAGAACTGGTGGAGGAATCCCATgaagaagaacaacaacaatcGGGGGAGGGGGAAGGAGAAGAAGAATCAGGGGAAGAAACTGAAGAACCCAAGACAGCTCATCCAGTTGTAAAGAGATTCCTCACTCAGAAACTCCAACTTTCTTCTGAGTCCGGCAGCGAGAATGGGTCAGGATCCGAATCGGAAGCCGAATCGGGCCATTCCCTGCCTTCCCCTTCTGCATCGGACTTCACCGTCAAGCCCAGTGTTCCTGCTAAAGCTGCTGCCCCATCGAAATCAGTAGCAAAGAGGCCGCAAAAGGCCCAGAAAGAAAAAGGGAGGAAGAAGCCCAAGATTGcagaagaagaggagaaaaaatcAGCTGCTACTCCTCGATTTCTTTGGAGCGATGACGACCAGCTTGCTCTGCTCAAAGGGATTGTTGAATACAAGGAGGTAGAAGGAATGGAACCTAATGCCGATATGTCTGCgtttcatgaattcatcaaaGGGAAGTTGCAGGTTGAAGTTTCAAAGAGTCAACTCAGTGAAAAGCTAAAGAGgttaaagaagaaatttttaACTAATGTGAAAGGTGGTGAGGAGCCAGTTTTCATGAAGGATCAGGATTTTTCAGTTTTTCAGCATTCAAAGAGGATTTGGGGTGCCCCTGGAACAAGTAATGGAGTTAAGGAGATTCTTACCAATAGCACTAATGGCAAAGCTAAAAAGGCTGTTGAGATTAAGAAGAGTTCTGAACCTAAGGAAAGTGCTAAAGTTAGCAAACCCAAGGATGATGAGAAACATAAGGAAGTAGAGGAACAGGTTGCTGTAAAAGAGGTGGTTAGGGAGGATATAGTTAAGGATGATCACCAGGATTTCCAGTCCGAATATCCAAGATTGGCTGCATCATTTGAAAGTATGGCTGGCATGTCTGCAATGTATCCAAATGGTTCAAGTTTTTTGAAGGAGAAGTTGAGTTTGATTGCTACTGACAAGGCTAAAGAGTTGGAGGAGAAGTGGAAGAAACTGGAGGATGATGAAGCTGCCTTGATGGTGAAGCGCTTAGATTTCATTGCAGAGCATTACAAATTGGTGGTTGATGCAATGAGAG TGTGGTATGGAGTGATTGGCTCTATTTAG
- the LOC101244970 gene encoding STOREKEEPER protein isoform X2: protein MALKIKSRLVDQPPSASSSEDQELVEESHEEEQQQSGEGEGEEESGEETEEPKTAHPVVKRFLTQKLQLSSESGSENGSGSESEAESGHSLPSPSASDFTVKPSVPAKAAAPSKSVAKRPQKAQKEKGRKKPKIAEEEEKKSAATPRFLWSDDDQLALLKGIVEYKEVEGMEPNADMSAFHEFIKGKLQVEVSKSQLSEKLKRLKKKFLTNVKGGEEPVFMKDQDFSVFQHSKRIWGAPGTSNGVKEILTNSTNGKAKKAVEIKKSSEPKESAKVSKPKDDEKHKEVEEQVAVKEVVREDIVKDDHQDFQSEYPRLAASFESMAGMSAMYPNGSSFLKEKLSLIATDKAKELEEKWKKLEDDEAALMVKRLDFIAEHYKLVVDAMRGN, encoded by the coding sequence ATGGCCCTCAAAATCAAATCCCGCTTAGTAGACCAGCCTCCTTCTGCATCGTCCTCTGAAGATCAAGAACTGGTGGAGGAATCCCATgaagaagaacaacaacaatcGGGGGAGGGGGAAGGAGAAGAAGAATCAGGGGAAGAAACTGAAGAACCCAAGACAGCTCATCCAGTTGTAAAGAGATTCCTCACTCAGAAACTCCAACTTTCTTCTGAGTCCGGCAGCGAGAATGGGTCAGGATCCGAATCGGAAGCCGAATCGGGCCATTCCCTGCCTTCCCCTTCTGCATCGGACTTCACCGTCAAGCCCAGTGTTCCTGCTAAAGCTGCTGCCCCATCGAAATCAGTAGCAAAGAGGCCGCAAAAGGCCCAGAAAGAAAAAGGGAGGAAGAAGCCCAAGATTGcagaagaagaggagaaaaaatcAGCTGCTACTCCTCGATTTCTTTGGAGCGATGACGACCAGCTTGCTCTGCTCAAAGGGATTGTTGAATACAAGGAGGTAGAAGGAATGGAACCTAATGCCGATATGTCTGCgtttcatgaattcatcaaaGGGAAGTTGCAGGTTGAAGTTTCAAAGAGTCAACTCAGTGAAAAGCTAAAGAGgttaaagaagaaatttttaACTAATGTGAAAGGTGGTGAGGAGCCAGTTTTCATGAAGGATCAGGATTTTTCAGTTTTTCAGCATTCAAAGAGGATTTGGGGTGCCCCTGGAACAAGTAATGGAGTTAAGGAGATTCTTACCAATAGCACTAATGGCAAAGCTAAAAAGGCTGTTGAGATTAAGAAGAGTTCTGAACCTAAGGAAAGTGCTAAAGTTAGCAAACCCAAGGATGATGAGAAACATAAGGAAGTAGAGGAACAGGTTGCTGTAAAAGAGGTGGTTAGGGAGGATATAGTTAAGGATGATCACCAGGATTTCCAGTCCGAATATCCAAGATTGGCTGCATCATTTGAAAGTATGGCTGGCATGTCTGCAATGTATCCAAATGGTTCAAGTTTTTTGAAGGAGAAGTTGAGTTTGATTGCTACTGACAAGGCTAAAGAGTTGGAGGAGAAGTGGAAGAAACTGGAGGATGATGAAGCTGCCTTGATGGTGAAGCGCTTAGATTTCATTGCAGAGCATTACAAATTGGTGGTTGATGCAATGAGAGGTAACTAG